ttatcaaaattttgacttaaatttttaacattatttatatgaaattTATCTTGAAATATTtgttcttcatttttatatgatatagaatttatatttatttttccattgTCATATGTTTGTTTAggaatattattttgataattaatttgtgtaatatcattataaaatgaacaattttttataaatcttTCATTTTGTATAGCTAAAAATGacaatattaaattatataaatcatatgaattataattaatttttattttcgatTGTGTTAATTCacataacatatatataaattcttggttttgtatttttttatgtattatatattttaatataagaCATATTCCATATAAATCTATatgttcatcattttttaattttttaataaatgaattaattattacataatcAAAagtttgattattttttatttttaaatttattaaataatttgtgcacacacataattttataagtGATATATCCTCAACAttatgtttaatatatttaattattaaatcTGAAAttgtatcatttttatatttatttttactatatcCTTGAAGTAATCTTATCACATTTTGAAcatttatttcatcttttATTCTTCTTGAATcttttaaaacatttattatatcattttcatgTTCTATAAGCAAATTTTTAGTTATTAATTTATTCCCTTCcaaaaattggaaaatttTCCGTTTTTCGCTAGTACAATAAAAACGACATGACTTGTACAGGTGATTATATAACTCGCAATTCCTCCTTTTGCTATTCAATAGGTATTTCATCAATATAATACTAGTTAAATACATACATatctatataaatatattgtttctcctttttttattttgtttatttatccTAGTTATCATAAAAACGAAAAACAACACTTTTTtcgaaaaatttaattatataaattattttattatatatatttttttttaaccgAATATCATTcctgatattttttttacctttttttttttttttttgaataataaattagctagccattatttttttgaaaatatataaacaattttttgtATCGTTATCAAATTTTTTCCCGATACATGTTATCCATAGTGTATATGCTTTTTCTTATAGTAAGAAATAgcagacattttttttttttttaattattaaattgAAAGTTTATTTAATTAGATTAAAAGgcaacgaaaaaaaaaaaatatgcatatatagcAAAacactaaataaaatataaagggttatgaaacaaaaataaagcaCAATAATGTATTGGAAATAGATTTTAGCATTggaaaatatgtaaataatttgccttttattttttttgctaaCTTGTTATTATTTCCTTGTTTTATTCTTCGGTATTTTCAACttcatcaatttttttaatcaatGTTTCAGAATATCCAGGTgtgtaataatttattatatcttcAGGAAAAGAATTGTTAATGCTACTTATTTCTAATTCGAATTTCGTGGAATCttcacaattttttatttcctaaataaaagagaaaagccatttttttaatatcctCACATGAAGTAtgtacacacatatatatatatttaaaataaaaattaaaaatacaatGGGGATAAAAATTACCCTACGATTtggttatatataataaacttCCAATGTGTAAATATTGCATATAGACTACGATATAGGAATACATGTACTACTTTTGTGAAAAAGATGGTTAAattattctatttttatttgagaAATTACAACTAggaatttgttttattttgttttgttttattttacttgCAAATATTTTAAGCACCCtgatttaataaatgattttttataGGATGGGTTTTTTGgtaatatttttgaaaattggAAAATAGAATATTTAGCAAGTTTTAAAGGTGATTTTAGAAATACAGGATGTAAAGCTTCAAGATCCGTAACTTTTTGTATTATGCCTTTTAATGCtattttaacttttttttttaaatcatcaGATGACTCATtagaattatataaattaactaaaataattaatatattttcatctgCAAGTTTTTTGGCATGTTCAGTGGAATGTTTTCCGATATTTCCAACAGTCCAAACACATGcactttttatataatctTCTGTTTCTTCAATcattgatttttttaaaataggTATAGTAttagataaaataatatttaaactTAGTGATTctgaaaatgatgatataaaaCCAAGACATAATATAGCTGGTAATTTTATAGTATCTTTTGATGATTGTTCTATACATTCACATAAAAGAGGTAAAGCACCTGCACGTACaataattttacaaatatCTTCATTATGTTTGCTCATTTCTTTTAAACAATTtgcacaattttttttaactatatcatcattatcttttaataaataaagaattttaggaaatatatcattttcaaTCATTAATTCAGTTAGTTCTTCTTTATGTTTAGCTATTTGTGATAAACAATTgcatgcatttttttttatatagttatcattattatctaaAAATTTGATTAAATTTGGTAATACATTATTATCAACAACATTTTTTGCAATTTCATCTGAATGTTTACATAATTCAGATAACATATTTAAAGAgctttttattaaattattatctttttctTGTAAACATAATATTAACAAAGGTATGATACCTTTATCAACAACATTATTAGACAATTCTAgatcattttttatgattGCACACAATGCGTTAATACATGATTGTTTTACTCTTAAATCATATTCATCTAAACAATCCATTAAATAATCAATACAATTTTCTTCAGCAACAATATTAGCTAGCTTTGAATTATGATTAGCCAAACATTTTAGTGTATATGCACAATTTTTTcgataatttttattttcatgttttaaacaatatattaaatgtggTAATACATCATTTTGTAAAATTGTCAAAGCTACTTCTTCAGAATAGCTAGCTAGTTTCGCTAGTATTACTGTTGCATTTTGTTGAACTATAGGAACTTTATCTAATATTAATGGGCGAagtaaatttattatatctgTATTTACTAATAATTCGATATTATGTGGTTTTAAGCATAAATCAGATATACTTTGCGTAAACTGTATTCTCGACCTATTATAATCGTCAAATATTTGATGTATAACTttactcatttttttttttttttattaacagtcataaattttttttccttttttgtgaaatttttttattttatttcttaacgttcataaattttttgtTCTACAAAATGTGTGttataaattcaaatatacataaatatatttttttcattacttttccaatttttcatttaatcgacattttttatacccattgattattttttgcatatatGTGTGTTTTTACGAAATAATGAGCaagttaataataaaaatgtttaaaaaatgcaGTACTAAAAGTGGGgaggaaatataaaaagatatcgtataatatattttacataatatatttttttcgctttagtatataaaaacaCTTTTAATTAGAATTCCTATTATATAACccttttaaatttttcaaaaatattttatatgtgtgATATTATTACTTTAGAAACCGTTTGAGACGTTTTTACACACTTTCTCTTTTAATTATGGATTATTGTCTACATTTTTGCAAAaaggtgaaaaaaaaaaaaaaaaaataatgatgatatgACAATAATCTGTTATTATTAccaatttaataatatatcgtaagattaataataatgaaaaaggagaaataaagaataaataaaataattttgaggAAGgaaaaggaataaaaatgatgataataattataatccCTTTTTAGggatattataaaatttgtctACTAATAAAACGatgctttatttttttttatatctcaAAGAATTTCcctttatataaaaaaaaaaaaaaaatatatttttataaacaataaataggtatatttattaattaggGTTTGAAATGTTTTTCCTTTGTTTATTTGTACATACATTAAATATTACTCCTTAATAATtgcataaattattttgaaaaaaaataaaacaattcaTACTATTTTAAAGGTACACATAAATAAGtaagcatatgtatataaatatatgtatgtatatatatatatatgtatatataatattatgcattatatatgcattataaACGCATTAATAAGTTTtgccttttttattttaatgagGAAGCAAAGAGTACTTATCAatattcttcattttctttagtattcaaatttttgttttgaaacaaattaatttttttttcaaaatgtgtagcatataagtatattgcatattatttatatatcagCGAACAATCACATTTGTAtaagaaattatttttactttctttattttgtaaGATTGTgcaacataaaaatatattacactCATGTTTTAAGTAGCCTTTTTAAACACCAAAATATGCTCaataaaagaatatatacatacataaatACGTAGAtaaatacatacatatttatggtaattttccttttttttttttttttttttttataattttatgattcaaaatataattcttagaaaaataattacaatTGCGAATTTAATTGTTtgtatttcttttttcttttttattttgaaccTTGTGTAAATACCAAATTTATGCAAAAAaactataattaaaaattatgtttgctaaattgtaaatatttatttacttcATATACAAATGTAATAATGCATGCTACATATGTCAGGTGTGTATTATGCatgtacataaatatatgtatatcgAAAATATGAGAATATCCAcatcatttaaatatatttaattctgCTTTAATAATtcgtatatatacatatatatatatatatatattttttattttttttatttttttgggtGTTTCAAAAATAAGATTTAAGCGACCTTGCCAAGCATTGCCATACAGACATACATATAGGGCAGTGAACGATTTGCACTTCTGAACCCATTTGAACCCATTTTGAACCCATTTTTACTCTACACAAATTGAGGACACAGATGTACATTCAACATATTCCtcattaaatatttacaatttGGATTTCCACCAAAACAGATAATTCATGCGTTCGGTagttacatatttataatcgATTTTAGATGTTGATAGAAgctgataaaaatatagtatcATAATACACAATTATTTTTCcttactaaaaaaaaatggaaaaagaaCAAAACCAATCATAAATTAGATAGAAAAGAATCTCctctttatatattttccccAACACCACGCTTGGTCTTACTATACATTTGAGACTGCCATTTTTAAGGCTCACATTTTGAGACTGTCATTTTTGAGACTGTCATTTTTACGATTGCCATTTTTAGGGCTCACATTTTGAGGCTGCAGAGGCAGGTGTGTGTGATGGTCGAGTGTAAGAAACGATATAGATGTTAAAAAAtggcaaaaaaaaataaaaaaaaaaataatgaatattcaGGAagtgatgaagaaaatgaaaatagtaaaataagtggattaaaaataaattctgAAAAAGTGTTAGATCATGATTTTAGtagttttataaataatgaatttttaGATATTTCAGTATCTCCTTCATTAGACTTATCGCACAGTAATATAATGAATATTACAAATGGaaaagataataattatttgaataattttaacTTAACAAATAAAACAGATGATAACactaatgaaaatgatgatctaaattataataatgtcGATTCGAATGTGCAGTCAGGAAAAAAGCAAACCCaaagcgaaaaaaaaaaccaaagcgaaaaaaaagacaataaAAATGGCGAAAATGACGATAACAGTACAGACGCTTCGAACAACGAAGCCGAAATAAAGGAAGGCGAAGAGGGTAGAGAAAATGTGGCTAGCTCAAATAGCATGATATAtgatacaaaatataataatgaatatacaaATGTGTGcaaaataaatgatttatCATTACCTAAGAATTATTTAAGTAATAGTATGACATCAAGCATGATAAGTTCAAAAGAAAGTgaattatgttttataaaatatttaacagtttgtaattttaaaagttatgaaaatgaaaatataatcggaccattttcaaaatttacaGCAATTATTGGACCAAATGGTTCAGGAAAATCAAATATTATGGATTgtatttgttttgttttaggtattgataataaatatttaagaataaaaaatttacgaaaattaatatatcataaagaaaatgaaaaaatggaaaatatatcaaaaaaaaaatgttatgttAAACTAACTATAGAATGTAATAACAAAGAAACAGTAGAATTAAAAAGaacattaaattataaagGTGTtactaatttttatattaacgAAAGATTAGTTAATCATGAtgaatatacaaattttttaaGACGAAATCGTATTGAAACTAAAACAAAAACATGTCTAATTTTCCAAGGAGATATTgaagaaattataaataaaaaaccaACAGAATTATCTAAACTGTTTGAATATATAAGTGGGTCAAATGaatatgaacaaatataTGAAGAGATTAAAGAACgattaaaagaaaaacaaattagttgtaaaaatttgttatatgaaaaaaaaaaaattgaacaggaaataaaaattcacaaaatacaaataaatgaaaatatagaacataataaaattaaagaaagttatgataatgatataaaaaatttatatttatttagattatatcatttttttaaaaaaaaagaattttaTAAAGAACAATTagctatttttaaaaataaaaaaatggaatttGAACAAGaagttttaaataaaaataaaaatatagctaATGATTtggaaagaaaaaaaattgaaaaaaaaaaagaattttttaaaatagatgaacaaattaaaaataaaaaaaatattctaaatacattaaaaattgagataaatgaaatatatgaaaaaataaaatattgtcaaaataatttaaatcaaattatagctaatgaaaaattaaaacaagtTATGCAAACACATTGTTcgaaatttattaatgatcTTAATGAGAGattaaataatcaaaataaaatattacaagatgaatataaaaataaattaaaaatctTTTTAAAACTATTTAATCAAACAgacgaaataaaaaaatttataaaagagaataataaaaaaatgtatgataatttaattaaagatgaaaaatgtgtaaaaggaaataaaaaatttgattttgaaaaatataacaatgatgaagaatacataaataatttaaatataattcgatttatagaaaatttaagtgattataaaaaaagtaaagaaaattatttatatctatgtgctaatagtaatataaatattaataattatacaaaTCTTTGttcaaatttaaaaaaagacatAAAAGAGTTGCAAGAAGAATGTGATAAcgttaagagaaaaaaacaaaaagaatTAATAGATTTAGAAACAGAACAATTTgcatataatgaaatatcagacaaaatagaaaaattaaatattttgatagaacaagataaaaataaaatagaagaaaataaaataaaattaaaaaaaatgaatatcaatattttagaaaaagaaaaagaaattgaAAATTTAGAAGAAGAAGTTAATGtattaaatatacataaaaaagaattattatcttttgataaaaaaaaagatcttattaaaaatttaaaaaatatgtttggTGAAACTGAAATATATGATGAAATATCAAATTTATATGAAGTAACTaatcaaatatattacactcctataaacaatataatacataaatataataattttttattagttaaaaatttagaaaCATGTACAAAATGTATTCAATatcttaaaaataataaaatgtataaattagATTTTATTCCTTAtgaaaattttgtaaaaaatgtccaaaaaaaaaaaaaacaaaaaaaaaaaggaactGGCGAAAATGGCGAAATTGGCGAAATTGGCGAAATGAATGAAAATGTGTATGATGAACACGATAGGCAACAATCCAATTTAAGTGTAatagataaaataataaacagttttaaaaaaaaaaatattgttctTGCAAACAATTGTTTGGTATgtgatgaaaattataaattattatttgattaCCTTATTGGTAATGATACtataattattgaaaaatttGATGATGCtgatgaaattaaaaaaaaatttccacaaataaatgtta
Above is a window of Plasmodium yoelii strain 17X genome assembly, chromosome: 9 DNA encoding:
- a CDS encoding armadillo repeat protein PF16, putative — encoded protein: MSKVIHQIFDDYNRSRIQFTQSISDLCLKPHNIELLVNTDIINLLRPLILDKVPIVQQNATVILAKLASYSEEVALTILQNDVLPHLIYCLKHENKNYRKNCAYTLKCLANHNSKLANIVAEENCIDYLMDCLDEYDLRVKQSCINALCAIIKNDLELSNNVVDKGIIPLLILCLQEKDNNLIKSSLNMLSELCKHSDEIAKNVVDNNVLPNLIKFLDNNDNYIKKNACNCLSQIAKHKEELTELMIENDIFPKILYLLKDNDDIVKKNCANCLKEMSKHNEDICKIIVRAGALPLLCECIEQSSKDTIKLPAILCLGFISSFSESLSLNIILSNTIPILKKSMIEETEDYIKSACVWTVGNIGKHSTEHAKKLADENILIILVNLYNSNESSDDLKKKVKIALKGIIQKVTDLEALHPVFLKSPLKLAKYSIFQFSKILPKNPSYKKSFIKSGCLKYLQEIKNCEDSTKFELEISSINNSFPEDIINYYTPGYSETLIKKIDEVENTEE
- a CDS encoding chromosome segregation protein Smc1, with protein sequence MAKKNKKKNNEYSGSDEENENSKISGLKINSEKVLDHDFSSFINNEFLDISVSPSLDLSHSNIMNITNGKDNNYLNNFNLTNKTDDNTNENDDLNYNNVDSNVQSGKKQTQSEKKNQSEKKDNKNGENDDNSTDASNNEAEIKEGEEGRENVASSNSMIYDTKYNNEYTNVCKINDLSLPKNYLSNSMTSSMISSKESELCFIKYLTVCNFKSYENENIIGPFSKFTAIIGPNGSGKSNIMDCICFVLGIDNKYLRIKNLRKLIYHKENEKMENISKKKCYVKLTIECNNKETVELKRTLNYKGVTNFYINERLVNHDEYTNFLRRNRIETKTKTCLIFQGDIEEIINKKPTELSKLFEYISGSNEYEQIYEEIKERLKEKQISCKNLLYEKKKIEQEIKIHKIQINENIEHNKIKESYDNDIKNLYLFRLYHFFKKKEFYKEQLAIFKNKKMEFEQEVLNKNKNIANDLERKKIEKKKEFFKIDEQIKNKKNILNTLKIEINEIYEKIKYCQNNLNQIIANEKLKQVMQTHCSKFINDLNERLNNQNKILQDEYKNKLKIFLKLFNQTDEIKKFIKENNKKMYDNLIKDEKCVKGNKKFDFEKYNNDEEYINNLNIIRFIENLSDYKKSKENYLYLCANSNININNYTNLCSNLKKDIKELQEECDNVKRKKQKELIDLETEQFAYNEISDKIEKLNILIEQDKNKIEENKIKLKKMNINILEKEKEIENLEEEVNVLNIHKKELLSFDKKKDLIKNLKNMFGETEIYDEISNLYEVTNQIYYTPINNIIHKYNNFLLVKNLETCTKCIQYLKNNKMYKLDFIPYENFVKNVQKKKKQKKKGTGENGEIGEIGEMNENVYDEHDRQQSNLSVIDKIINSFKKKNIVLANNCLVCDENYKLLFDYLIGNDTIIIEKFDDADEIKKKFPQINVNMVTLDGHIISKNNNLIVDICSKYSSQEKYNNNKLNINIYNKLLNKKDECRHIINNLNKNIIEINELINKHTNEYELNKKKYSSIIVKKKIFEKEIEAKNMLICTYENKIDKIQNGELKDKKKLLINYDDELIQERNSLSSYQQKTFESLNNKLKISNIYEIIERSNNEIEKNDENIMRIKNNIKKLKDDINELVDKKNENNVFNKKENIQNENVKKELEELKTNQDQINKKIDDIQTNIEELENIKTYIHKNINTFNQELNELRDNINSSFEKHEHIENKIQNSKKKMQIYQQFIKDLLNECDINNINIFETSIMLKNKENYHSSDRNLNKKTKRITNQNKPNNRRKSKLLEDPDYSDATSKSERSERSGKSNESDGSDGSDEISNFGNISFDLIPEELKRLENENDINRERERLEGEIEKKKKFLKIKNINNNAEKEYDKLLTKLKIVDTNLNEGRKECNLFERNFRILQKKRSYKFLHCFNYIKNVIDNVYNNLTYNTKHHVGGQAFLDLCNYNEFNKDDEPFYCGIKYNNMPPMKRYFEISELSGGEKSISALALIFSIQKYINNSFIILDEVDANMDPIKITSLTRYLNSINSQVIVISLKDKFFSKSQTLVGVYKNKTKKCSKTITLDISKYRQDAHAAS